Part of the Phaeodactylum tricornutum CCAP 1055/1 chromosome 5, whole genome shotgun sequence genome is shown below.
CGGAATGCCTCAAGCCATCGCAGCGGGTCCCCGACAATCTCTCCTACCTTGGCAAAAAGGCTCTCGAAGCAGACTGCGCTATCGTCAAATTGCCCAACATTTCTGCACCTCTCAACCAACTGCTGGAATGCGTTAACGAACTCCGCCACAAGGGATACGACGTTCCCCTCTATCCGCACGAACCAAGCAACGTCGAAGAAACGGACGTGAAACACCGTTACGATAAACTCATGGGTTCCGCGGTCAATCCCGTATTACGGGAGGGGAATTCTGATCGTCGCGTTGCGGCACCCGTCAAGGCCTACGCCCAAAAGAACCCGCACCGCATGGGCTTGTGGAGCAAGGCATCCCGCACCCACGTGGCACACATGGAAACGGGAGACTTTTACGAAACGGAACAGTCCGCCGTCATGGCGCTCCCTACCTCAGTCTCCATTGTGCTGGCTACCAAGAACGAAGGCGAAATCGTCCTCAAGGCGGAAACGCCACTCGAAGAGGGGGAAGTCGTTGATGCGTCGCGAATGAGCGTCAAGTCCTTGCGAGACTTTTACGAACGTGAAATGCAGGACGCTAAGGACTCCGAACTCATGCTCTCTCTACATCTCAAGGCCACCATGATGAAAGTCTCGGATCCAATCATGTTCGGACACGCAATTCGtgtctttttccaagacgcCTTTGACAAGCACGGGGAGGTCTTGGCTTCGATTGGGGCCAATCCCAACGGAGGTCTCGGTAGCGTCTACGAAACAATCAAATCCAAACTGCCCGCGGATCAGGCTGCTACTATTCAAGCCGACTTTGAAGCCTGTTTTGAGGATCGCCCCTGGCTAGCAATGGTTGATTCCGATAAGGGTATTACCAACCTACACGCACCCAACGATATTATCATTGATGCCAGTATGCCTGTCGTGGTACGTGATTCGGGTAAAATGTGGAACAAATTGGGCGAGTTGGAAGACGTCAAGTGCCTCATTCCGGATCGATGCTACGCCACCATGTATCAAGAAGTGCTTTCCTACGTCAAGACCAAGGGACAGTTTGATGTGGCCACCATGGGATCGGTTGCCAACGTGGGGCTCATGGCCAAAAAAGCGGAAGAGTATGGATCGCACGACAAAACATTCGAAATCCCGAGTGATGGTCGCGTTGTGGTGAAAGATAATAACACAGGCGAAGTGTACTTTGAACATGTGGTGAATGCCGGCGATGTGTGGCGTATGTGCCAAACGAAGGACGTGGCCATTCGCGACTGGGTCCGTCTCGCTGTGGAACGTGCCCGCGCCACCGGCGATCGTACCATCTTTTGGCTCGACAAGCGTCGTGCCCACGATGCCTCGCTTATAAAAAAAGTCAATACTTATTTGAAAGATCACGATACGGATGGTTTGGATATTTCCATTATGCGTCCGGTAGATGCCGTGCGTATTTCTATGGAACGAGCTACGGACGGCAAGAATACTATTTCAGTTACTGGAAATGTGCTGCGTGATTATTTGACGGATTTGTTTCCTATTCTAGAACTCGGGACGTCCGCTAAGATGCTTTCCATTGTTCCTCTTTTGGCGGGTGGCGGCTTGTACGAGACGGGAGCCGGTGGTTCGGCCCCCAAGCACGTGCAGCAATTTGTGAAGGAAGGCCATTTACGGTGGGATAGTCTCGGAGAATACTTGGCTTTGGCGGTTGCGTTGGAGGGGTTAGCCGACACCGCGGGCAACCCGAAAGCCAAGATTCTTGGTGACTGCCTTAACAAGGCTGTGGGCCGGATTTTGACGAATCGGAAGAGTCCATCCCGTGTGGTGaaccaaatcgacaaccgTGCAACCAACTTTTACGTGAGCTTGTACTGGGCCGACTTTTTGCAACAGGAAGATCCATCGTACAAGGCGATTTTTGAATCACTTACGGAGAATCGCGGTAAGATTGTTGAAGAGTTCTCGCAATGCCAGGGGACCGCCGTGGATCTAGGTGGATATTATTTGTTCGACCCGGCCAAGACCAAGGCCGCCATGAACCCCTCGCCCACACTCAACAAGATCCTGAGTAGCTTTGGTCCCGACATGAACTAAAGATATTTGTCCTTCTGAACTTACTCCTAGTGCACTGTAGTTAGGTCCGTGTTTTATTATTTTGCTTACTAATCTTAACGATCCGTGAAAGGACCAAAAATTCTATGTCTTTGCTTAGGAGGCTTGACCATTTGCGAGCGTCAATATAAGGTGGGGTACCCTACGGGTTCCAATAAGGT
Proteins encoded:
- a CDS encoding predicted protein, translating into MFRSSTVLLATRSSALARHSATAVAPTRRRCAFVLGHSDPPTRLAGQPRFLSSIDSPLPPTSNHRHQPLEHARGSILYTETDEAPALATFSLYPVISKFSALANVDIVPCDISVAGRVLAAFPECLKPSQRVPDNLSYLGKKALEADCAIVKLPNISAPLNQLLECVNELRHKGYDVPLYPHEPSNVEETDVKHRYDKLMGSAVNPVLREGNSDRRVAAPVKAYAQKNPHRMGLWSKASRTHVAHMETGDFYETEQSAVMALPTSVSIVLATKNEGEIVLKAETPLEEGEVVDASRMSVKSLRDFYEREMQDAKDSELMLSLHLKATMMKVSDPIMFGHAIRVFFQDAFDKHGEVLASIGANPNGGLGSVYETIKSKLPADQAATIQADFEACFEDRPWLAMVDSDKGITNLHAPNDIIIDASMPVVVRDSGKMWNKLGELEDVKCLIPDRCYATMYQEVLSYVKTKGQFDVATMGSVANVGLMAKKAEEYGSHDKTFEIPSDGRVVVKDNNTGEVYFEHVVNAGDVWRMCQTKDVAIRDWVRLAVERARATGDRTIFWLDKRRAHDASLIKKVNTYLKDHDTDGLDISIMRPVDAVRISMERATDGKNTISVTGNVLRDYLTDLFPILELGTSAKMLSIVPLLAGGGLYETGAGGSAPKHVQQFVKEGHLRWDSLGEYLALAVALEGLADTAGNPKAKILGDCLNKAVGRILTNRKSPSRVVNQIDNRATNFYVSLYWADFLQQEDPSYKAIFESLTENRGKIVEEFSQCQGTAVDLGGYYLFDPAKTKAAMNPSPTLNKILSSFGPDMN